In Ruania zhangjianzhongii, the following proteins share a genomic window:
- a CDS encoding GntR family transcriptional regulator — MDIVIADRSNVPIYAQIHLQIASQILDGRLSPEQLLPSIRAIARELGISVITIKKAWELLEADDLIYTRPGKGSFVTAHPTDSLSVKRTSLAVERFRQEAPYYRSLALTTDELLAIVRQEY; from the coding sequence ATGGACATCGTGATCGCGGACCGCAGCAATGTGCCGATCTATGCGCAGATCCACCTGCAGATCGCCTCGCAGATCCTCGACGGCCGACTGTCCCCGGAGCAGCTGCTGCCCTCGATCCGCGCGATCGCCCGCGAGCTCGGCATCAGCGTCATCACGATCAAGAAGGCGTGGGAGCTGCTCGAGGCCGACGACCTCATCTACACCCGCCCCGGCAAAGGCTCGTTCGTCACCGCTCATCCGACCGACAGTCTGAGCGTCAAGCGCACGTCGCTGGCGGTCGAACGATTCCGGCAGGAAGCGCCCTACTACCGGTCGCTGGCACTCACCACCGATGAACTCCTCGCGATCGTTCGCCAGGAGTACTGA
- a CDS encoding sensor histidine kinase, with product MTAPGTGTRQPSRTDWVLLLLPYLLLPATSVYAALSGDISAAEVPRAIVAGLVLIAWHTYWTLANRHWLEQALLPMAVYYLGLLAACAVLLQVSISYLPLYLVSYALTFVVLPGAWAYAGLGLATVVPLLLPGPMSLTGSNVAITLGGVALAAAIGWSIRRLEAETAARQVALADLAEAHADLKRALADNLDLQDRLVAEARESGITAERARIAADIHDTLAAALTGIVSQLEAIDAQAPPDERVRSRVQVSMELARDALREARQSIHALRPAVLDGRGLLGALSSLVSELERSGSLRAAFHLSGSQVAVPEEVEDTLVRIAREALTNIRRHAGATQVHVTLSYLGDVAALDVADDGAGFDNAQVPSDGHGLPLMSERAASLGGTLDIQTAPGGGTTITATLPVTRPPEGRDD from the coding sequence ATGACGGCGCCAGGCACCGGGACACGGCAGCCCAGCCGGACCGACTGGGTCTTGCTGCTGCTGCCCTACCTGCTGCTGCCCGCCACCTCCGTCTATGCCGCCCTGAGCGGAGACATCAGCGCCGCCGAGGTTCCGCGCGCCATTGTCGCCGGACTGGTGCTGATCGCGTGGCACACGTACTGGACGCTGGCGAATCGGCACTGGTTGGAGCAGGCACTGCTGCCGATGGCGGTGTACTACCTCGGTCTGCTCGCGGCGTGCGCCGTGCTGCTGCAGGTGTCGATCAGCTATCTCCCGCTCTACCTGGTCAGCTATGCCCTGACCTTCGTCGTGCTTCCGGGTGCGTGGGCCTACGCGGGCCTGGGCCTGGCGACGGTGGTCCCGTTGCTTCTTCCGGGCCCGATGAGCCTGACCGGATCGAACGTGGCGATCACCCTCGGGGGCGTCGCGCTGGCCGCCGCCATCGGCTGGAGCATCCGCCGGTTGGAGGCGGAGACCGCAGCCCGCCAGGTAGCACTGGCGGACCTGGCCGAGGCTCATGCCGACCTCAAGCGCGCACTGGCGGACAACCTGGACCTTCAGGACCGGCTGGTGGCGGAGGCCCGTGAGTCCGGCATCACTGCCGAGCGGGCCAGAATCGCCGCTGATATTCACGACACTCTTGCGGCGGCACTGACCGGGATCGTCAGTCAGCTCGAGGCCATCGATGCACAGGCTCCCCCGGACGAGCGAGTGCGTTCTCGCGTGCAGGTGAGTATGGAACTGGCCAGGGACGCGTTGCGTGAGGCGCGGCAGTCGATCCATGCGCTGCGTCCCGCCGTCCTGGACGGGCGCGGTCTCCTCGGCGCCTTGTCGTCCCTGGTCTCCGAGCTGGAGCGGTCCGGCTCGCTCCGGGCTGCCTTCCATCTCTCCGGCTCGCAGGTAGCTGTGCCCGAGGAGGTGGAGGACACGCTGGTCCGGATCGCCCGGGAGGCGCTGACGAACATCCGCCGGCACGCCGGCGCCACCCAGGTGCACGTCACTCTCTCCTACCTCGGCGACGTTGCCGCACTCGACGTCGCCGACGACGGGGCCGGGTTCGACAATGCACAGGTGCCCTCAGATGGCCACGGCCTGCCACTCATGTCCGAGCGGGCGGCCAGCCTCGGCGGCACCCTGGACATCCAGACCGCACCAGGGGGCGGCACAACGATCACAGCGACCCTGCCGGTGACCCGACCGCCGGAGGGCCGCGATGACTGA
- a CDS encoding DUF6506 family protein produces MTHTTAIYEGTPGRRLRTDQLDVTGIADDGLEQALQQALDGGTGRIELCGGMGAAQAAQALAVVAGRVPVGLLRYAFESLELISDYKQAFASGNPPPAVFLYPTPAPGTAGTEAVEHPDVTILPVDGIDHAEQLGAQFARDGVGMVELYGGLGTATAAAVLRGADGGVPVGFVNP; encoded by the coding sequence ATGACGCACACCACAGCGATTTATGAAGGGACCCCGGGGCGGCGCCTGCGCACCGACCAGCTCGACGTGACAGGCATCGCCGACGACGGACTCGAGCAAGCGCTGCAGCAGGCTCTCGACGGGGGTACCGGTCGCATCGAACTGTGCGGCGGGATGGGCGCGGCTCAGGCGGCACAAGCCCTGGCGGTGGTCGCCGGCCGAGTGCCGGTCGGCCTGCTGCGGTACGCCTTCGAATCGTTGGAGCTGATCTCTGACTACAAACAAGCCTTCGCATCCGGCAACCCTCCTCCAGCGGTGTTCCTCTACCCCACACCCGCCCCCGGTACTGCCGGTACCGAGGCGGTCGAGCACCCGGACGTGACCATCCTGCCGGTCGACGGCATCGACCACGCCGAGCAGCTGGGTGCCCAGTTCGCCCGCGACGGCGTCGGAATGGTCGAGCTCTACGGAGGGCTCGGCACGGCCACCGCTGCTGCTGTCCTGCGCGGGGCGGACGGCGGCGTCCCGGTGGGGTTCGTCAACCCCTGA
- a CDS encoding DUF418 domain-containing protein — translation MVTTSPPNLPPGRRPRFLAPDLARGVMLAMIALANVMIYLHGRPYGLRQQVLTDSGLDRAVGAGVGLFVDARAYPLFAALFGYGIVQMIRSRQARGVAEDEIRRIVRRRSVGLILFGGVHALLAFSGDILGWYGLIGLALVRLLRLRDRALLRLAIIWLAVAAVIQGAIFADPTPSMQRSYFWSYAIPDPLEAAGWRIVEWVTGPFGLLAVVSAMLVGVWAGRHRILEQPQQHRRLLVRTAVIGLSIGILGGAGSTLVGAGLWSPPVAVAAALAWLHVVSGVFCGLGYAALLALLAARLTATGRDRHWSVRALQATGQKSLSCYLAQSIVFATLLAASTLGWGAHLGPAGAAALALLTWAGTVAAAAATAGRMGPAETLLKKFVRGPRLRARATISG, via the coding sequence ATGGTCACCACCTCTCCCCCGAACCTCCCGCCCGGGCGGCGCCCGCGCTTTCTTGCCCCGGATCTCGCCCGTGGTGTGATGCTGGCGATGATCGCCCTCGCCAACGTGATGATCTACTTGCACGGCCGGCCCTACGGCCTTCGGCAGCAGGTGCTCACCGACAGCGGGCTGGACCGGGCGGTCGGCGCCGGGGTGGGCCTGTTCGTCGACGCTCGTGCCTATCCACTGTTCGCAGCGCTGTTCGGATACGGGATCGTGCAGATGATCCGCAGCCGGCAAGCACGAGGGGTGGCAGAGGACGAGATTCGCCGCATCGTGCGACGTCGGTCGGTAGGTCTGATCCTGTTCGGCGGAGTGCATGCCCTACTGGCGTTCTCCGGGGACATCCTCGGCTGGTACGGGCTGATCGGGCTCGCTCTCGTGCGGCTGCTGCGTCTGCGGGACCGCGCCCTGCTCCGTCTGGCGATCATCTGGCTGGCGGTGGCAGCAGTGATCCAAGGGGCCATCTTCGCTGACCCGACACCGAGCATGCAGCGCTCCTACTTCTGGTCCTACGCCATCCCGGATCCACTGGAGGCCGCCGGATGGCGGATCGTCGAGTGGGTGACGGGACCGTTCGGGCTGCTCGCCGTGGTCAGCGCCATGCTGGTGGGGGTGTGGGCCGGCCGGCACCGCATCCTGGAACAGCCGCAGCAGCACCGGCGGCTCCTGGTCCGCACCGCCGTGATCGGCCTCTCCATCGGGATACTCGGCGGTGCGGGGTCGACGCTGGTGGGCGCCGGCCTGTGGTCGCCGCCGGTTGCGGTAGCAGCCGCCCTGGCCTGGCTGCACGTGGTCAGCGGGGTGTTCTGCGGGCTCGGCTACGCCGCGCTGCTCGCGCTCCTGGCCGCGCGGCTGACCGCCACCGGCCGGGACCGGCACTGGAGTGTGCGGGCGCTGCAGGCTACCGGGCAGAAGTCGCTGTCCTGCTACCTGGCGCAGTCGATCGTGTTCGCCACCCTGCTGGCTGCGAGCACCCTGGGCTGGGGCGCACACCTCGGGCCGGCCGGCGCCGCAGCCCTGGCGCTGCTCACCTGGGCAGGGACCGTGGCGGCAGCTGCTGCCACGGCGGGACGGATGGGCCCGGCGGAAACCCTGCTGAAGAAGTTCGTGCGCGGTCCTCGACTGCGTGCACGTGCGACGATCAGCGGATGA
- a CDS encoding response regulator: MTDPIRVLLVDDHPVVRDGLHGQLQTAPDIVVAAEAGSAAEALALLHRHQVEVVVTDLRMPGIDGIELIAQIRSTYPEVEVLVLTTYESRQDVRGALAAGARSYLLKDTERARLFDAVRATARGRRTLSPSVQRQLDAEERSVDPVLSEREREVLALVAAGRTNAQVGAALFVGAATVKTHLQHIFAKLGASDRAAAVAIAYRRGLL; the protein is encoded by the coding sequence ATGACTGATCCGATCCGAGTCCTCCTGGTGGACGATCACCCGGTAGTGCGCGACGGGCTGCACGGCCAGCTGCAGACTGCGCCGGACATCGTGGTCGCCGCTGAGGCGGGCTCGGCGGCCGAGGCGCTCGCGCTGTTGCACCGCCACCAGGTGGAGGTGGTCGTCACCGACCTGCGGATGCCGGGGATCGACGGGATCGAGCTGATCGCCCAGATCCGCAGCACCTACCCCGAGGTGGAGGTCCTGGTGCTGACCACCTACGAGAGCCGACAGGACGTCCGCGGAGCGCTGGCCGCCGGCGCCCGCAGCTACCTGCTCAAGGACACTGAACGGGCCCGGCTGTTCGACGCCGTCCGGGCCACAGCCCGTGGCCGGCGCACTCTGTCCCCCTCGGTGCAGCGCCAGTTGGACGCCGAGGAGCGAAGCGTTGACCCGGTGCTCAGCGAACGCGAGCGCGAAGTCCTCGCCCTGGTGGCCGCCGGCCGCACGAACGCACAGGTCGGCGCAGCGCTGTTCGTCGGTGCTGCGACCGTCAAGACCCACCTGCAACACATCTTCGCCAAGCTCGGTGCCTCCGACCGGGCGGCAGCCGTGGCGATCGCCTACCGGCGCGGGTTGCTCTGA
- a CDS encoding aromatic ring-opening dioxygenase LigA yields MSEKELDLEDKMATAARSDRFIKGVGIASFVVGLVLLLAGVGTWTMVSSQLADEQITVAEDARWFAGDPVRGPLTAYAQADIINTHALASTEGRTYAELGDAMSEVDPESEEHAELQAQRTTVMNASFLRASLFTSVLAFGVSVMVMGLGVILSLTGLAIRRLALASRTAPVAAGDEPQLAATT; encoded by the coding sequence GTGTCAGAAAAGGAACTCGATCTGGAGGACAAGATGGCCACCGCCGCTCGCAGTGACCGCTTCATCAAAGGCGTGGGAATCGCCTCGTTCGTCGTCGGACTGGTGTTGCTGCTCGCGGGAGTGGGTACCTGGACGATGGTCTCCAGCCAGCTCGCCGATGAACAGATCACCGTGGCCGAGGACGCCCGCTGGTTCGCCGGCGATCCGGTCCGCGGACCGCTGACCGCGTACGCCCAGGCGGACATCATCAACACGCACGCACTCGCCAGCACCGAAGGCCGAACCTATGCCGAGCTCGGCGATGCAATGTCCGAGGTGGACCCGGAGTCGGAGGAGCACGCCGAGCTGCAGGCACAGCGCACCACGGTGATGAACGCCTCGTTCCTGCGGGCCTCGCTGTTCACCTCGGTACTCGCGTTCGGGGTCTCGGTGATGGTGATGGGACTGGGCGTGATCCTCTCCCTGACCGGACTGGCGATCCGCAGGCTGGCACTGGCCTCCCGGACGGCACCGGTAGCGGCCGGTGACGAACCGCAACTGGCAGCGACCACCTAA
- a CDS encoding ABC-2 transporter permease, translating to MSSVAALLHKEFRLVLPPAYLGVAALALFNLIPHYPMILGISYFLPALFIALSEANGNKDHEFTISLPVTRNEVVLAKHLTVVVVELVQLAALGVVAIFAAQITPEGNAVGMDGNFAFFGFVLMALGLFNAVFLPGYFTTGYRTGRPGVLAAIVFFLTYGAFELLVALVPGAADIFDTLDPAMIAPQLLVLGAGALAFAGLTALAYRRSVARFDRVNL from the coding sequence GTGAGCTCCGTGGCCGCTCTGCTCCACAAAGAGTTTCGACTGGTCCTGCCGCCTGCCTACCTCGGCGTCGCGGCCCTGGCCCTGTTCAATCTGATCCCGCACTATCCGATGATCCTGGGGATCTCGTACTTCCTGCCCGCACTGTTCATCGCACTGTCCGAGGCGAACGGGAACAAGGACCACGAGTTCACGATCTCGCTGCCGGTCACCCGCAACGAGGTAGTGCTGGCCAAGCACCTCACCGTTGTTGTCGTCGAGCTGGTCCAGCTCGCCGCGCTCGGCGTGGTCGCGATCTTCGCCGCGCAGATCACGCCCGAAGGCAACGCCGTCGGTATGGACGGAAACTTTGCCTTCTTCGGGTTCGTCCTGATGGCGCTGGGACTGTTCAACGCGGTCTTCCTGCCCGGGTACTTCACCACCGGATACCGGACCGGCCGCCCCGGCGTGTTGGCAGCGATCGTGTTCTTCCTGACCTATGGGGCCTTCGAGCTACTCGTCGCGCTCGTCCCGGGTGCTGCGGACATCTTCGATACGCTCGATCCCGCCATGATTGCTCCACAGCTTCTCGTCCTCGGCGCCGGCGCGCTGGCCTTTGCCGGGCTCACCGCCCTCGCCTACCGCAGGTCTGTCGCGCGGTTCGACCGGGTGAACCTCTGA
- the ilvD gene encoding dihydroxy-acid dehydratase — MTTADAAPDIKPRSRVVTDGIEATASRGMLRAVGMGDEDWAKPQIGIASSWNEITPCNLSLDRLAQGAKSGVHAGGGYPLEFGTISVSDGISMGHEGMHFSLVSREVIADSVETVMMAERLDGSVLLAGCDKSLPGMLMAAARLDLASVFLYAGSIMPGFVKLSDGTEKDVTIIDAFEAVGACARGLMSEDDVGRIERAICPGEGACGGMYTANTMASVAEAMGMSLPGSAAPPSADRRRDTFAHRSGEAVVNMLRLGITARDIMTKEAFENAIAVVMAFGGSTNAVLHLLAIANEAEVELTMADFDRVASRVPHLGDLKPFGRYVMNDVDRIGGVPVIMKALLDAGLLHGDCLTVTGKTVSENLAAINPPDPDGKILRAMSEPIHPTGGITILGGSLAPEGAVVKSAGFDESVFEGTARVFDRERAAMDALEDGTVTDGDVVVIRYEGPKGGPGMREMLAITGAIKGAGLGKTVLLLTDGRFSGGTTGLCVGHVAPEAVDEGPIAFVRDGDPIRLDVANKTLDLLVEPAELEARKEGWAPVPHTFKRGVLAKYSKLVQSASQGAVLS; from the coding sequence ATGACGACCGCTGACGCCGCACCTGACATCAAGCCACGCTCACGAGTGGTCACCGACGGGATCGAGGCGACGGCCTCCCGAGGGATGCTCCGCGCGGTCGGGATGGGTGACGAGGACTGGGCCAAACCACAGATCGGGATCGCCAGCTCGTGGAACGAGATCACCCCGTGCAACCTGTCCCTGGACCGGCTCGCCCAAGGCGCGAAATCCGGGGTGCACGCCGGTGGCGGGTACCCGCTGGAGTTTGGCACCATCTCCGTCTCCGACGGCATTTCGATGGGCCACGAGGGGATGCACTTCTCTTTGGTCTCCCGCGAGGTGATCGCCGACAGTGTGGAGACCGTGATGATGGCCGAGCGCCTCGACGGTTCGGTGCTGCTCGCCGGCTGTGACAAGTCGCTGCCGGGGATGCTGATGGCCGCCGCCCGGCTCGACCTGGCCAGCGTGTTCCTCTATGCCGGCTCGATCATGCCGGGCTTCGTCAAGCTCTCTGACGGCACAGAGAAGGACGTGACGATCATCGACGCGTTCGAGGCGGTCGGTGCCTGTGCTCGTGGGCTGATGAGCGAGGACGATGTGGGCCGCATCGAGCGGGCCATCTGCCCGGGCGAGGGCGCCTGCGGCGGGATGTACACCGCGAACACGATGGCCTCGGTGGCTGAGGCGATGGGCATGTCCCTGCCCGGCTCCGCGGCACCGCCCTCGGCGGACCGGCGGCGAGACACCTTCGCGCACCGTTCCGGTGAAGCAGTGGTGAACATGCTCCGGCTCGGCATCACCGCCCGGGACATCATGACCAAGGAGGCGTTCGAGAACGCCATCGCCGTGGTGATGGCCTTCGGTGGGTCCACGAACGCGGTGCTGCACCTGCTGGCGATCGCCAACGAGGCTGAGGTGGAGCTGACCATGGCGGACTTCGACCGGGTCGCCTCCCGGGTGCCGCACCTGGGTGATCTGAAGCCGTTCGGCCGGTACGTGATGAACGACGTCGACCGCATCGGCGGCGTCCCGGTGATCATGAAGGCGCTGCTCGATGCCGGGCTGCTGCACGGGGACTGCCTGACCGTGACCGGGAAGACCGTCAGTGAGAACCTCGCGGCCATCAACCCACCCGACCCGGACGGCAAGATTCTGCGGGCGATGTCCGAGCCGATCCACCCCACCGGCGGGATCACCATCCTTGGTGGCAGCCTCGCCCCGGAGGGGGCGGTGGTGAAGTCCGCGGGCTTCGACGAGTCTGTGTTCGAGGGCACCGCCCGGGTGTTCGACCGGGAGCGGGCCGCGATGGACGCCCTCGAGGACGGCACTGTCACCGATGGGGACGTGGTGGTGATCCGCTACGAGGGTCCCAAGGGTGGGCCCGGGATGCGGGAGATGCTCGCGATCACCGGCGCGATCAAGGGAGCCGGGTTGGGCAAGACCGTGCTGCTGCTCACCGACGGCCGGTTCTCCGGCGGCACCACTGGCCTGTGCGTGGGGCATGTGGCCCCCGAGGCCGTCGACGAGGGACCGATCGCCTTCGTCCGTGACGGCGACCCGATCCGCCTGGATGTGGCGAACAAGACGCTGGATCTGCTGGTGGAACCGGCAGAGCTGGAGGCGCGCAAGGAGGGCTGGGCGCCGGTGCCGCACACCTTCAAGCGGGGCGTGCTGGCCAAGTACAGCAAGCTGGTGCAGTCCGCCTCCCAGGGGGCAGTGCTCAGCTGA
- the allB gene encoding allantoinase AllB, whose translation MAEKTYDLVIRAERVCTTAGFQPREVAITAGRIEAMEPLGNNLSGEQVIELTREEVLLPGLVDTHVHVNEPGRTDWEGFETATRAAARGGVTTIIDMPLNSIPPTVNVAALAEKVAATEGKRHVNVGFWGGAIPGNKADLRGLHDAGVFGFKCFLLHSGVDEFPPLDPDQLEEDLGELVTFDARMIVHAEDSRTIDRATQPEGDQYEKFLSSRPRSAENLAIAEVIARARWTGAKVHILHLSSSDALPMIASAKRDGVQITAETCPHYLTLSAEDIPAGNTAFKCCPPIREASNRDLLWQGLADGVIDCIVTDHSPSTLELKHLDTGDFGTAWGGIASLQISLPVVWSAARARGIELEQVVEWMASKPAALAGLRSKGTIAVGYDADLSIFAPDDAFVVHAKQLEHKNPITPYDERSLSGVVRRTLLAGQDIDFDKPAGELIWRGKA comes from the coding sequence ATGGCGGAGAAGACCTATGACCTGGTGATTCGGGCCGAGCGGGTGTGTACCACAGCGGGCTTCCAGCCCCGTGAGGTGGCCATCACTGCCGGCCGGATCGAGGCGATGGAGCCGCTGGGCAACAACCTGTCCGGTGAGCAGGTGATCGAGCTGACGCGGGAGGAGGTGCTGCTACCCGGGCTGGTAGACACGCACGTGCACGTGAACGAGCCGGGCCGCACCGACTGGGAGGGGTTCGAGACCGCCACTCGCGCCGCCGCCCGCGGCGGGGTGACCACGATCATCGATATGCCGCTGAACTCCATCCCGCCCACGGTGAACGTGGCCGCCCTGGCGGAGAAGGTTGCCGCCACCGAGGGCAAACGGCATGTGAACGTCGGCTTCTGGGGCGGGGCGATCCCCGGGAACAAGGCGGATCTGCGCGGTCTGCACGATGCCGGGGTGTTCGGGTTCAAATGCTTCCTGCTGCACTCGGGCGTGGACGAGTTCCCGCCGCTGGACCCGGACCAGCTCGAGGAGGACCTCGGTGAGCTGGTCACCTTCGATGCCCGGATGATCGTGCACGCCGAGGACTCCCGCACGATCGACCGCGCCACCCAGCCGGAGGGCGACCAGTACGAGAAGTTCCTCTCCTCCCGCCCCCGCAGCGCGGAGAACCTCGCCATCGCCGAGGTGATCGCCCGCGCCCGGTGGACCGGTGCGAAGGTGCACATCCTGCACCTGTCCTCCTCCGACGCCCTGCCGATGATCGCCAGCGCGAAGCGGGACGGGGTGCAGATCACCGCGGAGACCTGCCCGCACTACCTCACCCTGTCCGCCGAGGACATCCCGGCCGGGAACACCGCGTTCAAGTGCTGTCCGCCGATCCGCGAGGCGAGCAACCGGGACCTGCTCTGGCAGGGACTGGCCGACGGCGTCATCGACTGCATCGTCACCGACCACTCGCCGTCCACGCTGGAGCTGAAGCACTTGGACACCGGTGACTTCGGTACCGCCTGGGGCGGTATCGCCTCGCTGCAGATCAGCCTGCCGGTGGTGTGGAGCGCGGCCCGTGCCCGGGGCATCGAACTGGAGCAGGTGGTGGAGTGGATGGCCAGCAAACCGGCGGCCCTGGCGGGTCTGCGGTCCAAGGGCACGATCGCCGTCGGCTATGACGCCGACCTGTCCATCTTCGCCCCGGACGATGCGTTCGTGGTGCATGCGAAGCAGCTCGAGCACAAGAACCCGATCACTCCCTACGACGAGCGCTCGCTCTCCGGGGTGGTCCGTCGTACTCTGCTGGCCGGTCAGGATATCGACTTCGACAAGCCTGCCGGTGAGCTCATCTGGAGAGGAAAAGCATGA
- a CDS encoding alpha/beta family hydrolase: protein MRLPDPQLRTIDTPHGPARAHLHRPAGPPAAALVLGHGAGGGVAAKDLVAAAGAALQAGWLAVLVEQPYRVAGRRAPAPAKQLDAAWRSVLAELAETELTGLPVVTGGRSSGARVSCRTAGDGAASGVLCLAFPLLPPGKDASKSRLAELAAVEVPVLVVQGSSDRFGMPPAAPGRQVVTLRGTHSLDSDLPGLATAVGDWLGHLG from the coding sequence ATGAGGTTGCCGGACCCGCAGCTCCGCACGATCGACACCCCGCACGGCCCGGCCCGGGCGCACCTGCACCGCCCGGCCGGGCCGCCGGCCGCTGCCCTGGTGCTCGGGCACGGAGCCGGTGGTGGTGTGGCCGCCAAAGATCTGGTCGCCGCCGCCGGAGCGGCGCTCCAGGCGGGCTGGTTGGCCGTGCTGGTGGAGCAGCCCTACCGCGTCGCCGGCCGGCGCGCCCCCGCACCGGCGAAGCAGCTGGACGCGGCCTGGCGGTCCGTGCTCGCCGAGCTGGCCGAGACCGAGCTGACCGGGCTCCCGGTGGTCACCGGGGGTCGCTCCTCCGGAGCGCGGGTCTCGTGTCGCACGGCCGGCGACGGCGCAGCCTCCGGGGTCCTCTGCCTCGCCTTTCCGCTGCTTCCGCCGGGGAAGGATGCGAGCAAGTCGCGACTGGCCGAACTCGCGGCGGTCGAGGTGCCGGTGCTGGTGGTGCAAGGCAGCTCGGACCGATTCGGGATGCCACCGGCGGCACCGGGGCGGCAGGTGGTCACCCTGCGCGGTACGCACTCCCTGGACTCCGACCTCCCCGGCCTGGCCACAGCGGTCGGTGACTGGCTCGGCCACCTGGGGTGA
- a CDS encoding ABC transporter ATP-binding protein, which translates to MLAVDRLSKTYPAFTLQDVSFELPAGFITGFIGVNGAGKTTTLKSIMNIVRPDAGTVTFQGQDLHAHEAEAKQRIGYMLGPIDVYPKQTVRKVVDVYRRFYHQWNNDTFAGYLNRFRIDDRKKISELSTGMRVKLGIAMALSHGAEVILLDEPTSGLDPVARDELLTLLGEVVDDGQRSVLFSTHITSDLDKSADYVVFIRDGRIVASDTKDDLLAGHVLVQGGSADLTDDLRRQLIGHKANAFGFSGLARREDLDGPLADHQLQVARPDLESLMLFYDLEVAK; encoded by the coding sequence GTGCTAGCCGTTGACCGACTTTCCAAGACCTACCCCGCGTTCACGCTCCAGGACGTCTCGTTCGAGCTTCCGGCCGGCTTCATCACCGGCTTCATCGGTGTCAACGGCGCCGGGAAGACGACAACCCTGAAGTCGATCATGAATATCGTGCGACCCGATGCGGGAACCGTCACGTTCCAGGGACAGGACCTGCATGCGCATGAGGCCGAGGCCAAGCAGCGCATCGGCTACATGCTGGGCCCCATCGATGTGTATCCGAAGCAGACGGTCCGCAAGGTCGTGGACGTGTACCGCCGCTTCTACCACCAGTGGAACAACGACACGTTCGCCGGGTACTTGAACCGGTTCCGGATCGATGACCGCAAGAAGATCAGTGAGCTGTCCACGGGAATGCGGGTGAAGCTCGGCATCGCGATGGCACTCTCCCACGGTGCTGAGGTCATTCTGCTGGACGAGCCCACCAGCGGGCTCGATCCGGTCGCCCGCGACGAACTGCTCACCCTGCTCGGCGAGGTCGTCGACGACGGGCAGCGCAGCGTCCTGTTCTCCACCCACATCACCAGCGACCTGGACAAGAGTGCCGACTACGTCGTCTTCATCCGCGACGGCCGGATCGTCGCCAGTGACACCAAGGACGATCTCCTCGCGGGCCACGTCCTGGTGCAAGGCGGCAGTGCGGATCTCACCGACGATCTGCGTCGGCAGCTCATCGGGCACAAGGCCAATGCCTTCGGGTTCTCGGGCCTGGCTCGTAGAGAAGACCTCGATGGCCCGCTCGCGGACCATCAGCTCCAGGTCGCCCGACCTGACCTGGAATCACTCATGCTGTTCTACGATCTGGAGGTGGCCAAGTGA
- a CDS encoding bifunctional allantoicase/(S)-ureidoglycine aminohydrolase — MTYHVPQGGLPPQTALTTDRAVFTEAYAVLPARTMSDITASLLPHWTDTRLWVLARPLSGFAETFAQYLVEVAPGGGSDTPEPDPGAEGVLFVVGGELELTLDGAAHTLVSGGYAYLAPGADWSLHNRTGSKASFHWIRKAYQYADGVAAPDSFVTRAQDVEGVGMVGTDGAWSTQRFADPADLRHDMHVNIVTLQPGASITFPETHVMEHGLFVLQGKAVYLLNTDWVEVEAGDFMWLRAYCPQACYAGGPGPFSYLLYKDVNRHVNLTL; from the coding sequence ATGACCTACCACGTTCCCCAGGGCGGGCTGCCGCCGCAGACGGCGCTGACCACCGACCGCGCCGTGTTCACCGAGGCCTACGCTGTGCTGCCCGCTCGGACGATGAGCGACATCACCGCCAGCCTGCTGCCGCACTGGACCGACACCCGGCTGTGGGTGCTGGCCCGGCCGTTGAGCGGCTTCGCCGAGACCTTCGCCCAGTACCTGGTGGAGGTCGCGCCCGGCGGCGGAAGCGACACCCCGGAACCGGACCCGGGCGCCGAGGGCGTGCTGTTCGTGGTCGGCGGGGAGCTGGAGCTCACTCTGGATGGAGCGGCGCACACCCTGGTCTCCGGCGGATATGCCTACCTCGCACCGGGTGCAGACTGGTCGTTGCACAACCGCACCGGGTCCAAGGCCAGCTTCCACTGGATCCGGAAGGCGTACCAGTACGCCGACGGCGTGGCCGCCCCGGACTCGTTCGTCACCCGCGCCCAGGATGTGGAGGGTGTGGGCATGGTCGGCACCGACGGGGCGTGGAGCACGCAGCGGTTCGCGGACCCGGCCGACCTGCGCCACGACATGCACGTGAACATCGTCACCCTGCAGCCCGGGGCCTCGATCACCTTCCCGGAGACACATGTGATGGAGCACGGGCTGTTCGTGCTGCAGGGCAAGGCCGTCTACCTGCTGAACACCGACTGGGTGGAGGTGGAGGCCGGTGACTTCATGTGGCTGCGCGCCTACTGCCCGCAGGCCTGCTACGCCGGCGGCCCGGGCCCGTTCAGCTACCTGCTCTACAAGGACGTGAACCGGCACGTGAACCTCACCCTCTGA